The following proteins are encoded in a genomic region of Thalassophryne amazonica chromosome 5, fThaAma1.1, whole genome shotgun sequence:
- the gadd45ga gene encoding LOW QUALITY PROTEIN: growth arrest and DNA-damage-inducible, gamma a (The sequence of the model RefSeq protein was modified relative to this genomic sequence to represent the inferred CDS: deleted 1 base in 1 codon) codes for MTLEEVQQQESPMENADRVLSAGAALEELLVAAKKQESLTVGVYESAKVMNVDPDSVAFCVLATDEEYEWDIALQIHFTLIQAFCFDNDINVVRVNDIERLADLVGADETGEPKDAHCILVTSPSADPWKHPALEQLALFCDESRSVCDWVPAITLPER; via the exons ATGACTCTTGAAGAGGTCCAACAACAAGAGAGCCCGATGGAAAACGCAGACAG GGTGCTCAGTGCAGGCGCTGCCCTGGAGGAGCTGCTGGTGGCTGCCAAGAAGCAAGAATCCCTGACAGTCGGAGTTTACGAGTCcgccaaagtgatgaatgt TGACCCGGACAGCGTGGCATTCTGCGTCTTGGCCACGGATGAAGAGTACGAGTGGGACATCGCGCTGCAGATCCACTTCACCCTCATCCAGGCCTTCTGCTTCGACAACGACATCAACGTG GTGCGCGTCAACGACATCGAACGTCTGGCTGACCTGGTGGGCGCCGACGAGACCGGCGAGCCCAAGGACGCGCACTGCATTCTCGTCACG agcccCAGCGCCGACCCGTGGAAGCATCCGGCTCTGGAGCAGCTGGCTCTGTTCTGTGACGAGAGCCGCAGCGTGTGTGACTGGGTTCCTGCCATCACGCTGCCCGAGCGCTGA
- the LOC117510729 gene encoding growth arrest and DNA damage-inducible protein GADD45 gamma-like: MTLEEVQQQESPMENADRVLSAGAALEELLVAAKKQESLTVGVYESAKVMNVDPDSVAFCVLATDEEYEWDIALQIHFTLIQAFCFDNDINVVRVNDIERLADLVGADETGEPKDAHCILVTSPSADPWKHPALEQLALFCDESRSVCDWVPAITLPER; the protein is encoded by the exons ATGACTCTTGAAGAGGTCCAACAACAAGAGAGCCCGATGGAAAACGCAGACAG GGTGCTCAGTGCAGGCGCTGCCCTGGAGGAGCTGCTGGTGGCTGCCAAGAAGCAAGAATCCCTGACAGTCGGAGTTTACGAGTCcgccaaagtgatgaatgt TGACCCGGACAGCGTGGCATTCTGCGTCTTGGCCACGGATGAAGAGTACGAGTGGGACATCGCGCTGCAGATCCACTTCACCCTCATCCAGGCCTTCTGCTTCGACAACGACATCAACGTGGTGCGCGTCAACGACATCGAACGTCTGGCTGACCTGGTGGGCGCCGACGAGACCGGCGAGCCCAAGGACGCGCACTGCATTCTCGTCACG agccCCAGCGCCGACCCGTGGAAGCATCCGGCTCTGGAGCAGCTGGCTCTGTTCTGTGACGAGAGCCGCAGCGTGTGTGACTGGGTTCCTGCCATCACGCTGCCCGAGCGCTGA